Proteins encoded together in one Stutzerimonas stutzeri window:
- a CDS encoding YgjP-like metallopeptidase domain-containing protein, giving the protein MTDLKYLRGYPEALLVQVRQLIAENRLGDYLQRRYPARHEVQSDKALYGYVQTLKQEYLKSTPPIDKVLYDNRLDLTHRALGLHTAVSRVQGGKLKAKKEIRVAALFRDAAPEFLRMIVVHELAHLRESEHNRAFYKLCEHMLPGYGQIEFDLRLFLHWRELQDG; this is encoded by the coding sequence ATGACCGATCTCAAGTACCTGCGCGGCTACCCTGAAGCGCTGCTGGTTCAGGTGCGCCAGCTGATTGCAGAGAACCGTCTGGGCGATTATCTGCAGCGGCGTTACCCCGCACGGCATGAGGTGCAGAGCGACAAGGCGCTGTACGGCTACGTGCAGACGCTCAAGCAGGAGTACCTGAAAAGCACGCCGCCGATCGACAAGGTGCTCTACGACAATCGGCTGGACCTGACCCATCGGGCGCTGGGCCTGCATACCGCGGTGTCACGGGTGCAGGGCGGCAAGCTCAAGGCAAAGAAGGAGATACGCGTCGCCGCATTGTTCCGCGACGCGGCGCCGGAGTTTCTCAGGATGATCGTGGTGCACGAACTCGCCCACCTGCGCGAGAGCGAGCACAACCGTGCGTTCTACAAGCTGTGCGAACACATGCTGCCCGGCTACGGGCAGATCGAGTTCGACCTGCGGCTGTTCCTGCACTGGCGGGAGCTGCAGGACGGCTGA
- the znuB gene encoding zinc ABC transporter permease subunit ZnuB, whose product MPDFLLNALLAGLALALVAGPLGSYVVWRRMAYFGDTLSHAALFGVALGLMLDVNLTLAVTVGCVLLALLLVTLQQRQPLASDTLLGILAHSTLSLGLVSLSFMKDVRVDLMGYLFGDLLAVGPSDLAWIIGGSALVLLMLIPLWRPLLAITVHEELAKVEGLPVAGIRLALMLLIAVVIAVAMKIVGVLLITSLLIIPAAAAQRHARTPEQMALGASILGIVAVCLGLTLSWFEDTPAGPSIVVSAAALFLLSFAWPKRA is encoded by the coding sequence ATGCCCGATTTCCTTCTCAATGCGCTGCTCGCCGGCCTGGCCCTGGCGCTGGTCGCCGGCCCGCTCGGCTCCTATGTCGTCTGGCGGCGCATGGCCTATTTCGGCGACACCCTGTCCCACGCCGCGCTGTTCGGCGTCGCCCTCGGCCTGATGCTGGACGTCAACCTGACGCTGGCGGTGACCGTCGGCTGCGTGCTGCTCGCCCTGCTGCTGGTGACCCTGCAGCAGCGCCAGCCGCTGGCCTCCGACACCCTGCTCGGCATCCTGGCCCACAGCACGCTATCGCTCGGCCTGGTCTCGCTGAGCTTCATGAAGGATGTGCGTGTCGACCTGATGGGCTACCTGTTCGGCGACCTGCTGGCCGTCGGGCCGAGCGACCTGGCCTGGATCATCGGCGGCAGCGCGCTGGTGCTGCTGATGCTGATCCCGCTGTGGCGGCCGCTGCTGGCGATCACCGTGCACGAGGAGCTGGCCAAGGTCGAAGGCCTGCCAGTGGCCGGCATCCGCCTGGCGCTGATGCTGCTGATCGCCGTGGTGATTGCCGTGGCGATGAAGATCGTCGGCGTGCTGCTGATCACCTCGCTGCTGATCATTCCCGCCGCCGCCGCACAGCGCCATGCGCGCACGCCGGAACAGATGGCGCTGGGCGCAAGCATCCTCGGAATCGTCGCCGTGTGCCTGGGACTGACGCTGTCCTGGTTCGAAGACACCCCCGCCGGGCCGTCCATCGTGGTCAGCGCCGCCGCACTGTTCCTGCTCAGCTTCGCCTGGCCGAAGCGCGCATGA
- the znuC gene encoding zinc ABC transporter ATP-binding protein ZnuC gives MSEVLLRLDDIHVRFANQNVLEGAQLQVHRGEIVTLIGPNGAGKTTLVRAVLGLLKPDHGQVWRKPRLRVGYMPQKLHVDPTLPLSVLRFLRLVPGVDRARALAALGEVGAEHVIDSPLQKISGGEMQRVLLARALLREPELLVLDEPVQGVDVAGQAELYRLIGVLRDRYGCGVLMVSHDLHLVMSATDQVVCLNRHVCCSGHPEQVSSDPAFVELFGQDARSLAIYHHQHDHSHDLHGSVVIGKPHVHGPDCKH, from the coding sequence ATGAGCGAGGTACTGCTGCGGCTGGATGACATCCATGTGCGCTTCGCCAACCAGAACGTGCTGGAAGGCGCGCAACTGCAGGTGCATCGCGGCGAGATCGTCACCCTGATCGGCCCCAACGGGGCCGGCAAGACCACCCTGGTGCGCGCCGTGCTCGGCCTGCTCAAGCCCGACCATGGCCAGGTCTGGCGCAAGCCGCGGCTGCGCGTCGGCTACATGCCGCAGAAGCTGCACGTCGACCCCACCCTGCCCTTGTCGGTGCTGCGCTTTCTGCGCCTGGTCCCCGGCGTCGACCGCGCACGCGCCCTCGCGGCGCTGGGTGAAGTCGGTGCCGAGCATGTGATCGACAGCCCGCTGCAGAAGATCTCCGGCGGCGAAATGCAGCGCGTGCTGCTCGCCCGCGCCCTGCTGCGCGAACCGGAGCTGCTGGTGCTGGACGAACCGGTGCAGGGCGTCGACGTCGCCGGCCAGGCCGAGCTGTACCGGCTGATCGGCGTGCTGCGCGACCGCTACGGCTGCGGCGTGCTGATGGTCTCCCACGACCTGCACCTGGTGATGAGTGCCACCGATCAGGTGGTCTGCCTGAACCGCCACGTCTGCTGCTCCGGACATCCGGAACAGGTCAGCAGCGACCCGGCCTTCGTCGAGCTGTTCGGCCAGGATGCGCGCAGCCTGGCGATCTACCACCACCAGCACGATCACAGCCACGACCTGCACGGTAGCGTGGTGATCGGCAAACCCCACGTCCACGGCCCGGACTGCAAGCACTAG
- the zur gene encoding zinc uptake transcriptional repressor Zur — translation MSKTPLACTPHDHDHCVSHALAEADSLCARQGVRLTALRKRVLELVWQSHKPLGAYDILAVLSEQDGRRAAPPTVYRALDFLLENGLVHRIASLNAFIGCNHPEHPHQGQFLICRLCHTAIELERPAIAEAIDSAAGSVGFSVEGQTVEVVGLCSNCRNAA, via the coding sequence ATGTCCAAGACCCCGCTGGCCTGCACGCCCCATGACCACGACCACTGCGTCAGCCACGCGCTGGCCGAAGCCGACAGCCTCTGCGCACGCCAGGGCGTGCGCCTGACCGCGCTGCGCAAGCGCGTGCTGGAGCTGGTCTGGCAGAGCCACAAGCCGCTCGGCGCCTACGACATTCTTGCCGTGCTGAGCGAGCAGGACGGCCGACGCGCCGCGCCGCCCACCGTGTACCGCGCGCTGGATTTCCTCTTGGAGAACGGCCTGGTGCACCGCATCGCCTCGCTCAACGCCTTCATCGGCTGCAACCACCCGGAGCATCCGCATCAGGGCCAGTTCCTCATCTGCCGTCTCTGCCACACCGCCATCGAGCTGGAGCGCCCGGCCATCGCCGAGGCCATCGACAGCGCCGCCGGCAGCGTTGGCTTCTCCGTCGAAGGCCAGACCGTGGAAGTCGTCGGGCTCTGCTCGAACTGCCGGAACGCCGCATGA
- the znuA gene encoding zinc ABC transporter substrate-binding protein ZnuA: MNRLFSLPLLAALLAGATCAQAEVRVLTSIKPLQLIAAAVQDGVGQPDVLLPVSASAHHYSLRPSDVRRLRDAELFYWIGPDLESFLPRALSAREGTTVAVQDLPKLTLRRFGDAHAHAEDDHHDHDHDHDHDHDHDHDHDDAHDGHEHDHAAHADEHDHDHRPGSLDAHLWLLPANAVVIAERMAADLAAADPANAGRYQANSSAFAERVEALDGRLKQRFAKVQNKPFFVFHEAYDYFEAAYGLRHAGVFTAGGEAQPGARHVAAMRERLQQAGPSCVFSEPPARPRLAETLTAGLPVKMAELDVLGVGLPTDAKGYEQLLEGLGDTLADCLESL; encoded by the coding sequence GTGAATCGTCTTTTCTCCCTCCCGTTGCTGGCGGCGCTGCTCGCCGGTGCCACCTGCGCCCAGGCCGAAGTGCGCGTTCTGACCAGCATCAAGCCCTTGCAGCTGATTGCCGCGGCGGTGCAGGACGGCGTCGGCCAGCCCGATGTGCTGCTGCCGGTCAGCGCCTCGGCGCACCACTATTCGCTGCGCCCGTCCGACGTGCGGCGTCTGCGCGATGCCGAGCTGTTCTATTGGATCGGTCCGGATCTGGAGAGCTTCCTGCCGCGCGCGCTGAGCGCTCGTGAAGGGACGACGGTGGCCGTGCAGGACCTGCCGAAGCTGACCCTGCGGCGCTTCGGCGATGCGCACGCACATGCCGAAGACGATCATCACGACCACGACCACGACCACGACCACGACCACGACCACGACCACGACCACGATGACGCGCATGACGGGCATGAGCACGACCACGCCGCCCATGCCGACGAGCACGATCACGACCATCGTCCGGGTTCGCTCGATGCGCACCTGTGGCTGCTGCCGGCCAACGCCGTGGTGATCGCCGAGCGCATGGCGGCGGATCTGGCTGCTGCCGATCCGGCCAACGCCGGGCGCTACCAGGCCAACAGCAGCGCTTTCGCCGAGCGCGTCGAGGCACTCGACGGACGGCTCAAGCAGCGTTTCGCCAAGGTGCAGAACAAGCCGTTCTTCGTCTTCCATGAGGCCTACGACTACTTCGAGGCCGCCTACGGGCTGCGCCATGCCGGCGTGTTCACTGCCGGTGGCGAAGCGCAGCCGGGCGCGCGGCATGTGGCGGCGATGCGCGAGCGCCTGCAGCAGGCCGGACCGAGCTGCGTGTTCAGCGAACCGCCGGCGCGCCCGCGCCTGGCTGAAACGCTGACCGCCGGCTTGCCGGTGAAGATGGCTGAACTGGATGTGCTGGGCGTCGGCCTGCCGACGGACGCCAAGGGCTACGAACAGTTGCTCGAAGGTTTGGGCGACACCCTGGCGGACTGCCTGGAGTCGCTGTGA
- a CDS encoding aspartate aminotransferase family protein, with protein MSQDFATSPEHFWMPFTANRQFKASPRLLERAEGMYYTASDGRQVLDGTAGLWCCNAGHGRREISEAVSKQIARMDFAPTFQMGHPLPFELAETLAAISPEGLNRVFFTNSGSESADTALKIALAYQRAIGQGSRTRLIGRELAYHGVGFGGMSVGGMANNRRAFGPMLPGVDHLPHTLDLQRNAFSKGLPQHGVERADELERLVTLHGAENIAAVIVEPMSGSAGVILPPVGYLQRLREITAKHGILLIFDEVITGFGRVGEAFAAQRWGVTPDILTCAKGLTNGAIPMGAVFVADRLYDAFMQGPESVIEFFHGYTYSGHPVACAAALATQQIYQQENLFQKAIDLEPYWQEALFSLRDLPNVIDIRTVGLVAGIQFAAHADGVGKRGYEVFRECFENGLLVRASGDTIALSPALIVEKAEIDRMMELLADGIRKAG; from the coding sequence ATGTCCCAGGATTTTGCCACCTCGCCCGAACACTTCTGGATGCCCTTCACCGCCAATCGCCAGTTCAAGGCCAGTCCGCGCCTGCTGGAGCGGGCCGAAGGCATGTACTACACGGCGAGCGACGGTCGCCAGGTGCTCGATGGCACGGCCGGGCTGTGGTGCTGCAATGCCGGCCATGGCCGGCGCGAGATCAGCGAGGCGGTGAGCAAGCAGATCGCCAGGATGGATTTCGCTCCGACCTTCCAGATGGGCCACCCGCTGCCCTTCGAGCTGGCGGAAACGCTCGCCGCCATCAGCCCCGAGGGACTGAACCGGGTGTTCTTCACCAACTCCGGATCGGAATCGGCCGATACCGCGCTGAAGATCGCCCTGGCCTATCAGCGCGCCATCGGCCAGGGCAGCCGTACCCGCTTGATCGGCCGTGAGCTGGCCTATCACGGCGTCGGCTTCGGTGGCATGTCGGTGGGTGGCATGGCCAACAACCGCCGCGCCTTCGGCCCGATGCTACCCGGCGTCGATCACCTGCCGCACACCCTCGACCTGCAGCGCAACGCCTTCAGCAAGGGCCTGCCGCAGCATGGCGTGGAGCGCGCCGATGAGCTGGAGCGGCTGGTGACGCTGCATGGCGCGGAGAATATAGCCGCGGTGATCGTCGAGCCGATGTCCGGCTCGGCCGGGGTGATCCTGCCGCCGGTGGGCTATCTGCAGCGGCTGCGCGAGATCACCGCCAAGCACGGCATCCTGCTGATCTTCGATGAGGTCATCACCGGCTTCGGCCGCGTCGGCGAAGCCTTCGCCGCGCAGCGCTGGGGCGTCACGCCGGACATCCTCACCTGTGCCAAGGGCCTGACCAACGGCGCGATCCCCATGGGTGCGGTGTTCGTCGCCGATCGGCTGTACGACGCCTTCATGCAGGGACCGGAAAGCGTCATCGAGTTCTTCCACGGCTACACCTACTCCGGGCATCCGGTGGCCTGCGCCGCGGCACTGGCGACCCAGCAGATCTATCAGCAGGAAAACCTGTTCCAGAAGGCCATCGACCTGGAGCCCTACTGGCAGGAGGCGCTGTTCAGCCTGCGTGACCTACCCAACGTGATCGACATCCGCACCGTCGGGCTGGTCGCGGGTATCCAGTTCGCCGCCCATGCCGATGGTGTCGGCAAGCGCGGTTATGAGGTGTTCCGCGAGTGTTTCGAGAACGGTCTGCTGGTGCGCGCCAGCGGCGACACCATTGCGCTGTCGCCGGCGCTGATCGTCGAGAAGGCCGAGATCGACCGGATGATGGAGCTGCTCGCCGACGGCATCCGCAAGGCCGGCTGA
- a CDS encoding aldehyde dehydrogenase: protein MPSLTFADWQQRARDLRIEGRAFIQGEYCAAAQGGQFDCISPVDGRVLAQVASCDLADAERAVASARAAFEAGSWAKLAPAKRKAVLIRFADLLEANREELALLETLDMGKPIGDSLTVDIPGAARALRWSGEAIDKIYDEVAATPHDQLGLVTREPVGVVAAIVPWNFPLMMACWKLGPALATGNSVVLKPSEKSPLTAIRIARLAIDAGIPAGVLNVLPGYGHTVGKALALHMDVDTLVFTGSTRVAKQLMIYAGESNMKRVWLEAGGKSPNIVFADAPDLQAAAQAAAGAIAFNQGEVCTAGSRLLVERSIKERFLPMVVEALKGWKPGNPLDPSTNVGALVDTQQLNTVLGYIDAGRQAGAQVLIGGQRTLEETGGLYVEPTIFDGVDNAMKIAQEEIFGPVLSVISFDSAEEAVAIANDTPYGLAAAVWTADLSKAHRTARALRAGSVWVNQYDGGDMTAPFGGFKQSGNGRDKSLHAFDKYTELKATWIQL, encoded by the coding sequence ATGCCCAGCCTGACCTTCGCCGATTGGCAACAGCGTGCCCGTGACCTGCGTATCGAAGGTCGCGCCTTTATCCAGGGTGAGTATTGCGCCGCGGCGCAGGGTGGCCAGTTCGACTGCATCAGCCCGGTGGACGGGCGGGTGCTGGCCCAGGTCGCCAGCTGCGACCTGGCCGATGCCGAGCGTGCGGTGGCCAGCGCACGCGCCGCATTCGAGGCAGGCAGCTGGGCGAAGCTGGCGCCGGCCAAGCGCAAGGCGGTGCTGATTCGCTTCGCCGATCTGCTGGAAGCGAACCGCGAGGAGCTGGCCCTGCTGGAGACCCTCGACATGGGCAAGCCGATCGGCGACTCGCTGACGGTGGACATCCCCGGTGCGGCGCGGGCGCTGCGCTGGAGCGGCGAGGCGATCGACAAGATCTACGACGAGGTAGCGGCCACGCCCCACGACCAGCTGGGCCTGGTCACCCGCGAGCCGGTCGGCGTGGTGGCGGCCATCGTGCCGTGGAATTTCCCGCTGATGATGGCCTGCTGGAAGCTCGGCCCGGCACTGGCCACAGGCAACTCGGTGGTGCTCAAGCCGTCCGAGAAGTCGCCGCTGACCGCCATCCGCATCGCCCGGCTGGCGATCGACGCCGGCATTCCGGCCGGCGTGCTCAATGTCCTGCCAGGTTACGGCCACACCGTCGGCAAGGCGCTGGCGCTGCACATGGACGTCGATACCCTGGTCTTTACCGGCTCCACGCGGGTGGCCAAGCAGCTGATGATCTACGCCGGCGAGTCGAACATGAAGCGTGTCTGGCTGGAGGCGGGCGGCAAGAGCCCGAACATCGTCTTCGCCGATGCGCCCGACCTGCAGGCGGCTGCCCAGGCGGCGGCGGGTGCCATCGCCTTCAATCAGGGCGAGGTCTGCACTGCCGGTTCGCGGCTGCTGGTGGAGCGTTCGATCAAGGAGCGCTTCCTGCCCATGGTGGTGGAGGCGCTCAAGGGCTGGAAGCCGGGCAACCCGCTGGACCCTTCGACCAACGTCGGCGCCCTGGTGGACACCCAGCAGCTCAACACCGTGCTCGGCTACATCGACGCCGGGCGCCAGGCCGGCGCGCAGGTGCTGATCGGCGGCCAGCGGACGCTGGAGGAAACCGGCGGGCTGTACGTCGAGCCGACCATCTTCGATGGCGTCGACAATGCGATGAAGATCGCTCAGGAGGAAATCTTTGGCCCGGTGCTCTCGGTGATCAGCTTCGACAGCGCCGAGGAAGCGGTGGCGATCGCCAACGACACGCCCTACGGCCTCGCTGCGGCGGTGTGGACCGCCGACCTGTCCAAGGCGCACCGCACCGCACGGGCGCTGCGCGCCGGCAGTGTGTGGGTCAACCAGTACGACGGCGGCGACATGACCGCGCCGTTCGGCGGCTTCAAGCAGTCCGGCAACGGTCGTGACAAGTCGCTGCATGCCTTCGACAAGTACACCGAGCTCAAGGCGACCTGGATTCAGCTCTGA
- a CDS encoding glycosyltransferase family 2 protein yields the protein MTVDWLWWLQVAFILYFLLLNGMYLLLNLLSMGSLMGYIRQRAETGELAPYLGVEPPVSVLMPAFNEEATIRTSVRSMLQLQYPEFEIVVINDGSKDRTLAVLIEEFDLVPHPEPLRQAVAHQPVQAIYRSRRYANLRVVDKANGGKADALNAGINAARYGLFCGVDADSILQRDSLLRVVQPFLEDERTIAAGGTVRIANGSQVRGGFLIQAGLPRNWLARFQIVDYLRAFLFGRLGWSPLNAVLIISGAFGLFDRERVMAVGGYRTDTVGEDMELVVRLHRYHREKRIPYRIRYLPDPICWTECPEDLGTLGRQRSRWQRGLAESLGRHARLAFSLRGGTPGWLAWPFMALFEWIGPLIELVGYGFMLAGFAFGAVSYAALAAFLLVAIGMGILLSVNGLLLETMSFRVYSRRRDMLQLFLMAVLENFGYRQLNTVWRCRGLWQWFSRRKHQWGVMRRSGQWGQS from the coding sequence GTGACGGTCGACTGGCTGTGGTGGCTGCAGGTCGCCTTCATCCTCTATTTTTTGCTGCTCAACGGCATGTACCTGCTGCTCAACCTGCTGTCGATGGGCAGCCTGATGGGTTACATCCGCCAGCGCGCAGAAACCGGCGAGCTGGCGCCTTATCTCGGCGTCGAACCGCCGGTGTCGGTGCTCATGCCGGCCTTCAACGAAGAGGCGACGATCCGCACCTCGGTTCGCTCGATGCTGCAGCTGCAGTACCCCGAATTCGAGATCGTGGTGATCAACGACGGTTCGAAGGACCGCACCCTGGCCGTGCTGATCGAGGAATTCGACCTGGTGCCGCACCCCGAGCCGTTGCGCCAGGCCGTCGCCCACCAACCGGTGCAGGCCATCTATCGCTCGCGCCGCTACGCCAACCTGCGCGTGGTCGACAAGGCCAACGGCGGCAAGGCCGATGCGTTGAATGCCGGTATCAATGCCGCGCGCTACGGACTGTTCTGTGGCGTCGACGCCGACTCCATCCTGCAGCGCGACAGCCTGTTGCGCGTGGTCCAGCCCTTCCTCGAGGACGAGCGCACCATTGCCGCGGGCGGCACGGTGCGCATCGCCAATGGCTCGCAAGTGCGTGGCGGCTTCCTGATCCAGGCCGGGCTGCCACGCAACTGGCTGGCGCGCTTCCAGATCGTCGACTACCTGCGCGCCTTTCTGTTCGGCCGCCTCGGCTGGTCGCCGCTCAATGCCGTGCTGATCATCTCCGGCGCCTTCGGCCTATTCGATCGCGAGCGGGTGATGGCGGTCGGCGGCTATCGCACCGATACGGTCGGCGAGGACATGGAGCTGGTGGTGCGGCTGCACCGTTATCACCGCGAAAAGCGCATCCCCTACCGCATCCGCTACCTGCCGGACCCGATCTGCTGGACCGAATGCCCGGAAGACCTCGGTACCCTCGGCCGGCAGCGCAGCCGCTGGCAGCGCGGCCTGGCCGAAAGCCTCGGGCGTCATGCCCGCCTGGCCTTCAGCTTGCGTGGCGGCACGCCCGGCTGGCTGGCCTGGCCGTTCATGGCGCTGTTTGAGTGGATCGGCCCGCTGATCGAACTGGTGGGCTACGGCTTCATGCTGGCGGGCTTCGCCTTCGGCGCGGTGTCCTACGCGGCGCTGGCCGCCTTCCTGCTGGTGGCGATCGGCATGGGCATTCTGCTGTCAGTCAACGGCCTGCTGCTGGAAACCATGTCCTTCCGCGTCTACAGCCGTCGACGCGACATGCTGCAGCTGTTTCTGATGGCCGTGCTGGAGAACTTCGGCTACCGCCAGCTGAATACCGTCTGGCGCTGCCGCGGTCTCTGGCAGTGGTTCTCGCGGCGCAAACACCAGTGGGGCGTGATGCGCCGCAGCGGGCAGTGGGGACAAAGCTAG
- a CDS encoding HEAT repeat domain-containing protein, with protein MRSDLLAGCPPWLCEAPARLWLHVWPEDRMLQLALYCAFGLGALTLLVLLQVLLLGELSRRRAVRRQQFNEQWRPYFALCSLSDDVPTSHASLPRRHQLWFLLQWNRTQLQLRGAARERMNRALVALGMDRQALLLLRGRVRSKLIGLTCLRHLADPTHWDAVQPLLLSRNAIVALAAAQTLVAMDPAKAMQLILPAAVERPDWALPRLVSLCQQAGEQAVTTPLLIVLSSSPDPRRERLVGLLVHGDPRHAAPWARARLDQGAPVEQLQVALRCLSELGDPRDRPRLLRALGHEQEGVRLAALLALHKQARREDSELFLPLLADRSWWVRQAAADSLATLPGASPDALQQLLEQVHDRYGRDALRRAIAEVRR; from the coding sequence ATGCGTTCTGACCTGCTGGCCGGGTGCCCTCCCTGGCTGTGCGAGGCGCCCGCCAGGCTCTGGCTGCACGTCTGGCCGGAAGACCGCATGTTGCAGCTGGCGCTGTACTGCGCCTTCGGCCTCGGGGCGCTGACGCTGCTGGTGCTGCTGCAGGTGCTGCTGCTCGGCGAACTGTCGCGCCGGCGAGCGGTGCGCCGGCAGCAGTTCAACGAACAGTGGCGCCCCTACTTCGCCCTCTGCAGCCTCAGCGATGACGTGCCGACATCCCACGCGTCGCTGCCGCGGCGGCATCAGCTCTGGTTTCTGCTGCAGTGGAACCGCACCCAGCTGCAGTTGCGCGGCGCCGCCCGCGAGCGCATGAACCGCGCACTGGTCGCCTTGGGGATGGATCGTCAGGCGCTGCTCCTGTTACGGGGGCGGGTGCGCAGCAAGCTGATCGGCCTCACCTGCCTGCGCCATCTGGCCGACCCCACCCATTGGGACGCGGTGCAGCCGCTATTGCTCAGCCGCAACGCCATCGTCGCCCTGGCCGCCGCGCAGACGCTGGTGGCCATGGACCCGGCAAAGGCCATGCAGCTGATCCTGCCAGCGGCAGTGGAACGCCCCGACTGGGCGTTGCCGCGCCTGGTCAGCCTGTGCCAGCAGGCCGGTGAGCAGGCAGTGACCACGCCGCTACTGATCGTGCTGTCCAGCTCGCCAGACCCGCGCCGCGAGCGACTGGTCGGCCTGCTGGTGCATGGCGACCCGCGCCATGCCGCGCCCTGGGCGCGGGCACGGCTGGACCAGGGGGCGCCTGTCGAGCAGCTGCAGGTGGCGCTGCGCTGCCTCAGCGAGCTTGGCGACCCACGCGACCGCCCGCGCCTGCTGCGCGCCCTCGGCCACGAGCAGGAGGGCGTGCGCCTGGCCGCCCTGCTGGCGCTGCACAAGCAGGCACGTCGGGAAGACAGCGAGCTGTTCCTGCCGCTGCTCGCCGACCGCAGCTGGTGGGTGCGCCAGGCCGCCGCCGACAGCCTGGCGACGTTGCCCGGCGCATCCCCGGACGCGCTGCAGCAGCTGCTCGAGCAGGTGCACGACCGCTACGGCAGGGACGCCCTGCGCCGGGCCATCGCGGAGGTGCGCCGGTGA
- a CDS encoding YaiO family outer membrane beta-barrel protein, whose protein sequence is MKRALLLLALAIPCTTALADIATAERQVQAQQLDAAEATLRAHLAQHPEDADAQFLLARVLSWQGRPEQALPIYQRLLRQQPDNADYLLGEGQALLWAGRPQRALASLERAARIAPDYAEVQQVIQQARAALAVPTTATAPVPVTTAATKRRHELEISARQDWLDSGFDNWRSQRLDYTSTRPESLGWYGALLREQRFGEWDEGVEAGAVIPLDDNWTLQPEVGYQPSPYFLPEWHADLRLQRRLPDGYLGAVSVRRTEYETTRVDRLALSAERYWNAWRAGYTLNVTDVANAGTPIGHDLALDYYYRGLSYAGLRLTVGEEEAVEEQQLITSDVRAISLQGRHWFDSRWALSWEVGYHQQGSYYDRQWLQIGLRHAF, encoded by the coding sequence GTGAAGCGCGCGCTGCTGCTGCTTGCCCTGGCGATACCCTGCACCACGGCTTTGGCGGATATCGCCACGGCCGAGCGACAGGTGCAGGCGCAGCAACTGGACGCTGCCGAAGCGACCCTGCGCGCACACCTGGCGCAGCACCCGGAAGACGCCGACGCGCAGTTCCTGCTGGCCCGGGTGTTGAGCTGGCAGGGCCGGCCGGAACAGGCCTTGCCGATCTACCAGCGCTTGCTGCGCCAGCAGCCGGACAATGCCGACTACCTGCTCGGCGAGGGCCAGGCGCTGCTCTGGGCCGGGCGCCCGCAACGCGCGCTGGCGTCGTTGGAACGGGCCGCCAGGATCGCGCCGGACTACGCCGAGGTGCAGCAGGTGATCCAGCAGGCACGCGCCGCGCTGGCCGTGCCCACCACGGCGACCGCCCCGGTACCCGTGACGACCGCCGCGACCAAGCGCCGTCACGAGCTGGAGATCTCGGCGCGTCAGGACTGGCTGGACAGCGGCTTCGACAACTGGCGCAGCCAGCGCCTGGATTACACCTCGACCCGGCCGGAAAGCCTTGGCTGGTACGGTGCGCTGCTGCGTGAGCAACGCTTCGGCGAATGGGACGAAGGCGTCGAGGCCGGCGCGGTGATTCCGCTCGACGACAACTGGACGCTGCAGCCGGAGGTCGGCTATCAGCCTTCACCCTATTTCCTGCCGGAGTGGCATGCCGATCTGCGCCTGCAACGGCGCCTGCCGGACGGCTACCTCGGTGCCGTCAGCGTTCGCCGCACCGAGTACGAGACCACCCGCGTCGACCGCCTTGCGCTGAGCGCCGAGCGTTACTGGAACGCCTGGCGCGCCGGCTACACCCTGAACGTGACCGACGTGGCCAACGCCGGCACGCCGATCGGCCACGACCTGGCGCTGGACTACTACTACCGGGGGCTGAGCTACGCCGGCCTGCGCTTGACCGTGGGCGAGGAAGAAGCGGTGGAAGAGCAGCAGCTGATCACCAGCGACGTGCGCGCCATCAGCCTGCAGGGCCGTCACTGGTTCGACAGCCGCTGGGCGCTGAGCTGGGAAGTCGGCTATCACCAGCAGGGCAGCTACTACGACCGACAGTGGCTGCAGATCGGCCTGCGCCATGCGTTCTGA
- a CDS encoding response regulator transcription factor, which produces MSESASKRILMVEDEEDIAFLIRYMLERHGFVVDHAADGRQALDHFAQAAPPDLTLMDIMLPYHDGLELIERLRAQAGWESVPVLMLTAKAREVDIVRALELGADDYVTKPFQPEELLARIRRLLRGRR; this is translated from the coding sequence ATGAGCGAATCCGCCAGCAAGCGCATCCTCATGGTGGAAGACGAAGAAGACATCGCCTTCCTCATACGTTACATGCTCGAACGCCACGGTTTCGTCGTCGACCATGCCGCCGATGGCCGCCAGGCGCTCGACCACTTCGCCCAGGCCGCCCCACCGGACCTGACCCTGATGGACATCATGCTGCCCTATCACGACGGCCTGGAGTTGATCGAACGGTTACGGGCACAGGCCGGCTGGGAAAGCGTGCCGGTGCTGATGCTGACCGCCAAGGCACGCGAGGTGGATATCGTCCGCGCGCTGGAACTGGGCGCCGACGACTACGTGACCAAACCCTTCCAGCCGGAGGAACTGCTGGCACGCATTCGTCGCCTGCTGAGGGGGCGCCGGTGA